A region of Salmo salar chromosome ssa17, Ssal_v3.1, whole genome shotgun sequence DNA encodes the following proteins:
- the LOC106595630 gene encoding LOW QUALITY PROTEIN: cyclin-dependent kinase 17 (The sequence of the model RefSeq protein was modified relative to this genomic sequence to represent the inferred CDS: deleted 2 bases in 2 codons), translating into MEKMKRFKRRLSLTLRSSHTIDESLSELAEQMTIEDGGNKDNEPIVRNGRPPSSHSMHSFLHQYTGSFKKPPLRRPHSVIGGSLGSFMTFPSNGSRLDIVHENLKMGSDGESDQASGTSSDEVQSPTGVCLRNRVQRRISMEDLNKRLSLPADIRIPDGYLEKLQLSSPTFDQPLSRLSRRASLSEIGFGKLETYIKLDKLGEGTYATVFKGRSKLTDNLVALKEIRLEHEEGAPCTAIREVSLLKDLKHANIVTLHDIVHTDKSLTLVFEYLDKDLKQYMDDCGNIMSMHNVKIFLFQILRGLAYCHKRKVLHRDLKPQNLLINERGELKLADFGLARAKSVPTKTYSNEVVTLWYRPPDVLLGSSEYSTQIDMWGVGCIFYEMAAGRPLFPGSTVEDELHLIFRLLGTPSEDSWPGISGVEEFKSYNFPKYKPQPFINHAPRLDTEGIELVLSFLKYESKKRISADEAMKQAYFKSLGAQVHTLHESISIFTLKDIQLQRDPGYRNSSHLESGNSKNRRQSMLF; encoded by the exons ATGGAGAAGATGAAGAGGTTTAAGCGGCGTCTGTCTCTAACTCTGCGCTCCAGCCACACCATAGACGAA TCTCTGTCTGAACTGGCCGAGCAGATGACCATCGAGGACGGCGGCAACAAGGACAACg AGCCGATCGTGCGTAATGGACGACCGCCCTCCTCTCACAGCATGCACTCGTTCCTGCACCAGTACACCGGCTCCTTCAAGAAG CCCCCCCTCCGCAGACCACACAGTGTCATCGGAGGAAGCCTGGGTTCCTTCATGACCTTCCCCAGCAATGGCAGCCGCCTCG ACATCGTCCATGAGAACCTGAAGATGGGCTCAGACGGGGAGAGTGACCAGGCGTCTGGGACGTCGTCAGACGAGGTGCAGTCACCCACCggggtgtgtctgaggaacaGGGTGCAACGACGCATCTCCATGGAG gacctGAACAAGCGTCTGTCTCTGCCTGCTGACATCCGTATCCCTGATGGTTACCTGGAGAAGCTGCAGCTGAGCAGCCCTACCTTCGACCAGCCCCTCAGCCGACTCTCACGCAGGGCCTCACTG tcAGAGATTGGTTTTGGGAAGCTGGAGACCTACATCAAACTGGACAAACTGGGAGag GGGACCTATGCTACAGTATTTAAGGGGCGCAGTAAGCTGACTGACAACCTGGTGGCGCTAAAGGAGATTAGGCTGGAGCACGAAGAGGGAGCACCCTGCACCGCCATCAGAGAAG TGTCGTTACTGAAGGACCTGAAACATGCCAACATCGTGACCTTACATGACATTGTCCACACAGACAAGAGCCTGACACTGGTCTTCGAGTACCTG GATAAAGACCTGAAGCAGTACATGGATGACTGTGGTAACATCATGAGCATGCACAATGTCAAG ATCTTCTTGTTCCAGATTTTGCGGGGGTTGGCGTACTGCCACAAGCGGAAGGTTCTCCACAGAGACCTAAAGCCCCAGAACCTGCTCATCAACGAGAGAGGGGAACTCAAACTGGCTGACTTTGGTCTGGCGCGGGCAAAGTCTGTCCCCACTAAGACGTACTCCAACGAGGTGGTGACTCTGTGGTACCGGCCACCTGACGTCCTGCTAGGCTCCTCCGAGTACTCCACACAGATTGACATGTG gggtgtggggTGTATATTTTACGAGATGGCTGCAGGTCGGCCCCTGTTTCCTGGCTCCACCGTAGAGGACGAGCTCCACCTCATATTCAGACTGCTGG GCACACCATCCGAGGACAGCTGGCCAGGGATCTCTGGCGTCGAGGAATTCAAATCCTACAACTTCCCCAAATACAAACCTCAGCCGTTCATCAACCATGCGCCCAG gTTGGACACAGAAGGCATTGAGCTGGTGTTATCATTCCTGAAA TATGAGTCCAAGAAGAGGATCTCAGCAGATGAAGCTATGAAACAGGCCTACTTCAAAAGTCTGGGGGCACAGGTCCACACACTGCATGAGA gtataTCAATATTCACTCTGAAGGATATCCAACTGCAGAGAGACCCTGGCTATCGGAACTCCTCACACCTAGAGTCAG GCAACAGCAAGAACAGAAGACAGAGCATGCTCTTCTAG